A part of Arachis hypogaea cultivar Tifrunner chromosome 12, arahy.Tifrunner.gnm2.J5K5, whole genome shotgun sequence genomic DNA contains:
- the LOC112726398 gene encoding cytochrome b561 and DOMON domain-containing protein At3g07570 isoform X2: MGFSTNGGMVGSSAIVGWVISGGKGGGIKQYYLGGYAPNQVVPNKGNLNVVANSTFITLESNHLYMVFQLQTTTQPLSWIIFATGSIGLFPQAPSFALTKHLDKISQRIDYSKAKLGSSQGDSTSNSSSSSSSQANGNNGSNGSLSSQEDSCGSNLNLNAPLFFDTTKLICIPVWNTQGFILRYYESSPNTWSFILSAPNPNSYIAIGFSPNGGMVGASAIVGWISTNGAGGGMKQYYLAGTTPNMVVPDRGNLVILTNSTLITSQSSILYMVFQLQTNQPLSRVIFAIGPSGTFPSSPSFALSMHQDKFSMTLDYSTGSGSLSENPSMNLKKSHGLLNIVAWGILVIMGAIVARYFKEWDPFWFYFHASVQSLGFIIGIIGVISGLVLNNQLQVDVSLHKALGIIILVLACLQMMALLARPNKASKMRKYWNLYHHNTGTVLIILAIANIFYGIHLGREGNAWKVGYGIVLAILLFIGFLFEINMWSSLEEDDD, encoded by the exons ATGGGGTTCTCAACCAATGGTGGCATGGTAGGTTCAAGTGCCATAGTGGGGTGGGTGATATCAGGAGGAAAAGGTGGAGGGATCAAGCAATATTATCTTGGAGGGTATGCACCAAACCAAGTGGTTCCTAATAAAGGGAACCTTAATGTTGTGGCCAACTCAACCTTTATCACTTTAGAGTCCAATCATTTATACATGGTGTTTCAGTTACAAACTACTACTCAACCTTTGTCTTGGATCATATTTGCCACTGGTTCCATTGGATTATTCCCTCAAGCACCAAGTTTTGCATTAACAAAACACCTTGACAAGATTTCCCAAAGAATTGACTATTCAAAAG CAAAACTTGGAAGTTCACAAGGTGATAGTacttctaattcttcttcttcttcatcatcacaaGCAAATGGAAATAATGGAAGCAATGGTTCATTATCATCACAAGAAGATTCATGTGGTTCAAACCTAAACCTAAATGCTCCTCTTTTCTTTGACACAACAAAGCTCATTTGTATTCCTGTTTGGAATACTCAAGGTTTCATCCTTAGG TATTATGAGAGTTCTCCAAACACGTGGAGCTTCATTCTCTCAGCACCAAACCCTAATTCCTACATAGCAATAGGGTTCTCACCCAATGGAGGCATGGTTGGTGCAAGTGCCATAGTTGGTTGGATCTCAACAAATGGAGCTGGTGGAGGCATGAAACAATATTATCTAGCAGGGACAACACCTAACATGGTTGTTCCAGATAGGGGCAATTTAGTCATTCTAACCAACTCAACCTTAATCACATCACAATCCTCAATTTTGTACATGGTTTTCCAATTACAAACTAACCAACCTCTTTCAAGGGTTATTTTTGCCATTGGACCAAGTGGTACCTTTCCTTCATCCCCAAGTTTTGCACTTTCCATGCACCAAGACAAATTCTCCATGACTTTGGATTACTCAACAG GTTCAGGTAGTTTATCGGAAAACCCTTCTATGAACTTGAAGAAAAGCCATGGATTGTTGAACATAGTGGCATGGGGTATCTTAGTGATAATGGGAGCAATAGTTGCTCGTTATTTCAAGGAATGGGATCCattttggttttattttcatGCTTCAGTCCAATCATTGGgttttattattggaataatTGGTGTAATTAGTGGGCTTGTTCTTAATAATCAACTCCAAGTTGATGTTTCTCTTCACAAGGCTCTTGGTATCATCATTCTTGTCCTAGCTTGCCTTCAG ATGATGGCTTTGCTAGCTAGACCTAACAAGGCATCAAAAATGAGGAAGTATTGGAATTTGTACCATCACAACACAGGAACAGTTTTGATTATATTAGCCATTGCTAACATCTTCTATGGAATTCATTTAGGCAGAGAAGGAAATGCATGGAAAGTAGGCTATGGAATtgttcttgccattttactcttTATTGGATTCCTTTTTGAGATAAACATGTGGAGTAGTTTAGAAGAAGATGATGactaa
- the LOC112726398 gene encoding cytochrome b561 and DOMON domain-containing protein At3g07570 isoform X1 gives MKPSLPLLLVTTTFLGLFFLPISEPKSDSCNINLNLKVPIPFDITNLHCLSVWDSQSFILRYVQTSRNTWSFILSTPYTNSYIAMGFSTNGGMVGSSAIVGWVISGGKGGGIKQYYLGGYAPNQVVPNKGNLNVVANSTFITLESNHLYMVFQLQTTTQPLSWIIFATGSIGLFPQAPSFALTKHLDKISQRIDYSKAKLGSSQGDSTSNSSSSSSSQANGNNGSNGSLSSQEDSCGSNLNLNAPLFFDTTKLICIPVWNTQGFILRYYESSPNTWSFILSAPNPNSYIAIGFSPNGGMVGASAIVGWISTNGAGGGMKQYYLAGTTPNMVVPDRGNLVILTNSTLITSQSSILYMVFQLQTNQPLSRVIFAIGPSGTFPSSPSFALSMHQDKFSMTLDYSTGSGSLSENPSMNLKKSHGLLNIVAWGILVIMGAIVARYFKEWDPFWFYFHASVQSLGFIIGIIGVISGLVLNNQLQVDVSLHKALGIIILVLACLQMMALLARPNKASKMRKYWNLYHHNTGTVLIILAIANIFYGIHLGREGNAWKVGYGIVLAILLFIGFLFEINMWSSLEEDDD, from the exons ATGAAGCCATCTCTACCACTCCTCTTGGTAACTACAACTTTTCTTGGATTATTCTTTCTTCCAATTTCAGAACCAAAATCTGACTCATGCAACATCAATCTCAACCTCAAAGTTCCTATCCCTTTTGATATAACAAACCTTCACTGCCTTTCAGTCTGGGATTCTCAGAGTTTCATCCTCAGA TATGTTCAAACTTCTAGAAACACTTGGAGCTTCATTCTCTCAACCCCATATACAAATTCTTACATTGCTATGGGGTTCTCAACCAATGGTGGCATGGTAGGTTCAAGTGCCATAGTGGGGTGGGTGATATCAGGAGGAAAAGGTGGAGGGATCAAGCAATATTATCTTGGAGGGTATGCACCAAACCAAGTGGTTCCTAATAAAGGGAACCTTAATGTTGTGGCCAACTCAACCTTTATCACTTTAGAGTCCAATCATTTATACATGGTGTTTCAGTTACAAACTACTACTCAACCTTTGTCTTGGATCATATTTGCCACTGGTTCCATTGGATTATTCCCTCAAGCACCAAGTTTTGCATTAACAAAACACCTTGACAAGATTTCCCAAAGAATTGACTATTCAAAAG CAAAACTTGGAAGTTCACAAGGTGATAGTacttctaattcttcttcttcttcatcatcacaaGCAAATGGAAATAATGGAAGCAATGGTTCATTATCATCACAAGAAGATTCATGTGGTTCAAACCTAAACCTAAATGCTCCTCTTTTCTTTGACACAACAAAGCTCATTTGTATTCCTGTTTGGAATACTCAAGGTTTCATCCTTAGG TATTATGAGAGTTCTCCAAACACGTGGAGCTTCATTCTCTCAGCACCAAACCCTAATTCCTACATAGCAATAGGGTTCTCACCCAATGGAGGCATGGTTGGTGCAAGTGCCATAGTTGGTTGGATCTCAACAAATGGAGCTGGTGGAGGCATGAAACAATATTATCTAGCAGGGACAACACCTAACATGGTTGTTCCAGATAGGGGCAATTTAGTCATTCTAACCAACTCAACCTTAATCACATCACAATCCTCAATTTTGTACATGGTTTTCCAATTACAAACTAACCAACCTCTTTCAAGGGTTATTTTTGCCATTGGACCAAGTGGTACCTTTCCTTCATCCCCAAGTTTTGCACTTTCCATGCACCAAGACAAATTCTCCATGACTTTGGATTACTCAACAG GTTCAGGTAGTTTATCGGAAAACCCTTCTATGAACTTGAAGAAAAGCCATGGATTGTTGAACATAGTGGCATGGGGTATCTTAGTGATAATGGGAGCAATAGTTGCTCGTTATTTCAAGGAATGGGATCCattttggttttattttcatGCTTCAGTCCAATCATTGGgttttattattggaataatTGGTGTAATTAGTGGGCTTGTTCTTAATAATCAACTCCAAGTTGATGTTTCTCTTCACAAGGCTCTTGGTATCATCATTCTTGTCCTAGCTTGCCTTCAG ATGATGGCTTTGCTAGCTAGACCTAACAAGGCATCAAAAATGAGGAAGTATTGGAATTTGTACCATCACAACACAGGAACAGTTTTGATTATATTAGCCATTGCTAACATCTTCTATGGAATTCATTTAGGCAGAGAAGGAAATGCATGGAAAGTAGGCTATGGAATtgttcttgccattttactcttTATTGGATTCCTTTTTGAGATAAACATGTGGAGTAGTTTAGAAGAAGATGATGactaa
- the LOC112726399 gene encoding ribonuclease 2, which translates to MTRSSDRAFLLLLLLAAAAAVVVTADSGFSVMEEDLDEIESVVGGGLGKKQREFDYFALSLQWPGTMCNGVKKCCAKNGCCRGADTPQVFTIHGLWTDYNDGTWPECCNGPSFNPKEVEALQSALDRYWPSYSCSKTSNCHGGKGTFWGHEWEKHGTCAKPVILDEYNYFLITLNLYFNYNVTKVLNEEGYVPSNSEKYPVGGIIAAIENAFHLTPSVICQKDAIKEIRLCFYKDFKPRDCVLQTNRMVTSSESCPQYVSLPEVNSLEHGYEDGLERSELAAAL; encoded by the exons ATGACTCGCTCCTCCGATCGAGCTTTTCTTCTCCTTCTGCTCCTCGCCGCCGCCGCCGCGGTGGTTGTCACCGCCGATAGTGGCTTCTCGGTGATGGAAGAAGATTTGGATGAAATTGAAAGCGTAGTTGGAGGAGGATTAGGGAAGAAGCAGAGAGAGTTCGATTATTTCGCGTTGTCGTTGCAATGGCCGGGAACTATGTGCAACGGTGTCAAGAAATGTTGCGCCAAAAACGGTTGCTGCAGAGG CGCTGACACTCCTCAAGTATTCACCATAC ATGGACTCTGGACTGACTATAATGATGGAACATGGCCAGAATGCTGCAATGGACCGAGTTTTAATCCAAAAGAG GTAGAGGCATTGCAGAGTGCTTTAGATCGATATTGGCCATCGTACAGCTGTAGCAAAACATCAAATTGCCATGGCGGAAAAGGCACATTTTGGGGTCATGAG TGGG AGAAGCATGGCACATGTGCAAAACCTGTGATCCTAGACGAATATAATTATTTCTTGATAACGCTGAACCTCTATTTCAACTATAATGTTACA AAAGTTCTAAATGAAGAAGGATATGTTCCATCTAATTCAGAAAAGTATCCAGTCGGAGGCATTATTGCTGCAATTGAGAATGCTTTCCATTTAACTCCTTCAGTAATATGCCAAAAAGATGCTATTAAGGAAATTCGACTATGTTTCTACAAGGATTTTAAG CCAAGGGATTGCGTTCTTCAAACCAACCGAATGGTTACTTCATCAGAATCCTGTCCTCAATATGTTAGCTTGCCAGAAGTTAATTCATTGG AACATGGCTATGAAGATGGACTTGAAAGATCGGAATTGGCTGCTGCTCTTTGA
- the LOC112726400 gene encoding uncharacterized protein has product MALKTNALLLVPLIGGALAYRAVRAAPPKPPVITSARIRLRDGRHLAYKEFGVPKELAKNKIVFMHGFASSRHDTAIADILRPGVLEELGAYIVSFDRPGYGESDPDPNRTPKSLAFDVEELADKLQLGPKFYAIGYSMGGQAVWGLLKYIPHRLAGATLMTPVTNYWWSGFPSKLSKMAYSKQPRQDQWAVGVAHHLPWLTYWWMTQKWFPGSSVLSQNPAILSQQDLSLLFSPNVPPRPYQSQVLQQGESESVCRDMIVGFGNWDFDPFEIENPFPNNEGQVHLWQGEEDKLVPTMLQRYIGQNIPWIKYHELPGSGHMFPLMAEVNEAILRTQLEREKE; this is encoded by the exons ATGGCATTAAAAACAAATGCACTTTTGTTGGTTCCATTGATAGGCGGAGCGTTGGCATACCGGGCAGTCCGGGCAGCTCCTCCAAAACCTCCGGTGATTACGTCAGCAAGAATAAGGCTGAGAGATGGCAGACATTTGGCGTACAAAGAATTTGGTGTTCCAAAAGAATTGGCCAAGAACAAGATCGTCTTTATGCATGGTTTTGCTTCTTCCAGACATGATACTGCCATTGCAGATATCCTTCGCCCG GGTGTTCTTGAAGAACTTGGAGCATACATTGTGTCTTTTGATAGACCAGGATATGGTGAGAGTGATCCGGATCCTAACCGAACCCCGAAAAGCTTGGCTTTTGATGTTGAAGAGCTTGCTGATAAGCTGCAACTTGGACCCAAATTTTATGCCATTGGATACTCCATGGGAGGTCAAGCTGTTTGGGGTCTCCTCAAGTACATCCCTCACAG GCTTGCTGGAGCAACATTGATGACACCGGTGACTAACTATTGGTGGAGTGGCTTCCCTTCCAAGTTATCAAAAATGGCTTATTCCAAACAACCAAGGCAAGACCAATGGGCAGTTGGAGTTGCCCATCACCTGCCATGGCTGACATATTGGTGGATGACTCAGAAGTGGTTTCCAGGATCAAGTGTTTTGTCACAGAATCCAGCTATTTTATCACAACAAGATTTATCTTTGCTCTTTTCTCCTAACGTTCCACCAAGACCATATCAG TCACAAGTGTTACAACAAGGTGAATCTGAATCTGTTTGCCGAGACATGATCGTTGGATTTGGAAATTGGGATTTTGATCCCTTTGAAATTGAAAATCCTTTTCCAAATAATGAAGGACAAGTTCATCTATGGCAAGGGGAGGAAGATAAACTTGTCCCTACTATGCTACAACGATATATTGGTCAAAACATTCCATGGATTAAATACCATGAATTGCCAGGTTCAGGGCACATGTTTCCGTTAATGGCGGAAGTGAATGAAGCCATTCTCAGAACACAATTAGAGCGTGAAAAGGAGTAG
- the LOC112729512 gene encoding uncharacterized protein: MDQGVLEELKAYIVSFDRPGYGESDPDPNRTPKSLAFDVEEFAELGPKFYVIGYSMGGQAVWGLLKLAGATLMTPVINCWWSGFPYKLLKIAYSKKPWQDQWTVGVAHYLPWLTYWWMTQK, from the exons ATGGATCAGGGTGTTCTTGAGGAACTGAAGGCATACATTGTATCTTTTGATAGACCAGGATATGGTGAGAGTGATCCGGATCCTAATCGAACTCCCAAAAGCTTGGCTTTTGATGTTGAAGAATTTGCTGAACTTGGACCCAAATTTTATGTCATTGGATACTCCATGGGAGGTCAAGCTGTTTGGGGTCTCCTCAA GCTCGCAGGAGCAACATTGATGACACCGGTGATTAATTGTTGGTGGAGTGGCTTCCCTTACAAGTTATTGAAGATAGCTTACTCCAAAAAACCATGGCAAGACCAATGGACAGTTGGAGTTGCACATTACTTGCCATGGCTGACATATTGGTGGATGACTCAGAAGTAG